One stretch of Acholeplasma laidlawii PG-8A DNA includes these proteins:
- a CDS encoding HAD family hydrolase — MKKLFVFDLDNTLRSTNLRKILPNTKKLIQEISANPDYVLALATGRGLAKLDVLEDMDSFFKYKILVNGAITLEDNLILNENHIKKEVVEDIINAANQRNIAVGLVGMKDEVVTFIDKEVEKAFDNFVDKKPKAQPTFYLEQHVYQMWVFHKDEKMLEKEIRQHQDLEIYHWHDGGFDIVPKGISKASALKELMKKYPDYQVIAVGDGHNDLDMIRLADVGIIMKISRGIKDAQGSFQYVAPHVDHDALYDFLKTQHII, encoded by the coding sequence ATGAAGAAATTATTTGTATTTGATTTAGATAATACACTACGATCAACCAATTTAAGAAAAATCTTACCAAATACTAAAAAGCTGATTCAAGAAATATCTGCAAATCCGGATTATGTGCTTGCACTTGCAACCGGTAGAGGATTAGCAAAATTAGATGTCCTAGAAGATATGGACTCATTTTTTAAATATAAAATCTTAGTCAATGGTGCCATTACCTTAGAAGATAATCTCATCTTAAATGAAAATCATATTAAAAAAGAAGTTGTTGAAGATATCATAAATGCAGCTAATCAAAGAAATATTGCAGTAGGCTTAGTTGGCATGAAGGATGAGGTCGTCACTTTTATAGATAAAGAAGTAGAAAAAGCATTTGATAATTTTGTCGACAAAAAACCAAAAGCACAACCCACATTTTATCTAGAACAACATGTATATCAAATGTGGGTCTTTCATAAAGATGAAAAGATGCTTGAAAAAGAAATTAGGCAACACCAAGATTTAGAAATATATCATTGGCATGATGGTGGTTTTGATATTGTACCTAAAGGGATATCTAAAGCATCAGCACTTAAAGAACTGATGAAGAAATATCCGGATTATCAAGTGATTGCTGTAGGCGATGGACATAATGATCTAGATATGATACGATTAGCTGATGTCGGTATCATCATGAAAATTTCACGTGGGATTAAAGATGCACAAGGAAGTTTTCAATATGTAGCACCTCATGTAGATCATGATGCGCTCTATGATTTTTTAAAAACACAACACATCATATAA
- a CDS encoding aldose 1-epimerase: MYKTYVLENDYLKVEAIDYAASIYQIYLKDNGTLKPLLATPKTKDLFIENTLNYGRTVGRTAGRLYPTEDTIKYVDFKGEPSYMHGGPNRFGTKTFKVRKHTSDSIEFELNVKDMSDGYLGNLNVLITYRIFQGSLVVWHQAKSDKDTLLNLTFHPYFNLEQSNHIRNHELKIESSTYLSQNEHKIFAYENDVEGTHRDFRTFKPLIINEHNALDDIYLLPKDRYTATLRTKDIQMQVYTNYPALVVYTQKKVNNTDLVNAKKDELYTGVAIECQKSQKDLNVLKHDRVYDHYIMYSFNKI; encoded by the coding sequence ATGTATAAGACATATGTATTAGAAAATGATTATTTAAAAGTAGAAGCAATTGATTATGCTGCAAGCATCTATCAAATATATCTAAAAGACAATGGTACGCTAAAACCATTACTTGCAACACCTAAAACAAAAGATTTATTTATTGAAAATACACTTAATTATGGACGTACTGTTGGTCGTACAGCAGGTAGGTTATATCCTACTGAAGATACAATAAAGTATGTAGACTTTAAAGGTGAACCAAGCTATATGCATGGTGGTCCAAATAGATTTGGTACAAAGACTTTTAAGGTTAGAAAACACACAAGTGATTCCATAGAATTTGAATTAAATGTCAAAGACATGTCAGATGGTTACCTGGGTAACTTAAATGTTTTAATAACTTATAGAATATTCCAAGGTAGTTTGGTTGTTTGGCATCAAGCTAAATCTGATAAAGACACTTTACTTAACTTAACTTTCCACCCATATTTTAATTTAGAACAGTCAAATCATATAAGAAATCATGAATTAAAAATTGAATCTTCAACATACCTTTCCCAAAATGAACATAAGATCTTTGCTTATGAAAATGATGTAGAAGGTACACATAGAGATTTTAGAACCTTTAAACCTTTAATCATTAACGAACATAATGCCTTAGACGATATTTACTTACTACCTAAAGATAGATATACTGCAACCCTAAGAACCAAGGATATCCAAATGCAAGTATATACAAACTATCCAGCACTTGTTGTTTATACTCAAAAAAAAGTCAATAACACTGATTTAGTCAATGCTAAAAAAGATGAACTTTATACAGGTGTAGCAATTGAATGTCAAAAGAGCCAAAAAGATTTAAATGTGCTTAAACATGATCGTGTATATGATCACTATATCATGTATAGTTTTAATAAAATATAA
- a CDS encoding dipeptidase produces MLFDAHADILTDIYEQLKIGNKDPFTTRHLNHYKNSGITHSIFVNWTDPDKGTRTDFYNCFDVAINYIKGKSNLFKICYNTKDVKEAVSLNKLGVFLGVEGIKYLDKPEDIELLYEKGVRHASLTWNEVNDYATGLSSVETGITPKGKEAIKKMMELGMLIDLSHANEKTFKDVFDLATKPLVVTHGNAKALCNHKRNYTDEQLQMIKDKNGVIGVCAVPNFISGEKTNQNVSYLAKHIDYIVKLIGIDHVGIGLDVCYYLYEDVTSTHVEGLQTIKDAKNLLNELIKLGYSKEDIEKISYKNFHRVLDEVLK; encoded by the coding sequence ATGTTATTTGATGCACATGCAGATATTTTAACAGATATCTATGAACAACTAAAAATAGGTAATAAAGACCCATTTACAACAAGACATTTAAATCATTATAAAAATAGTGGTATCACACACAGTATTTTTGTAAATTGGACTGATCCAGATAAAGGCACTAGAACAGATTTTTATAACTGCTTTGATGTAGCTATAAACTACATCAAGGGAAAATCGAACCTTTTTAAAATATGCTATAACACAAAAGATGTAAAAGAAGCAGTTAGTTTAAATAAACTTGGTGTATTTTTAGGTGTAGAGGGTATCAAATATTTAGATAAACCAGAAGACATAGAACTACTCTATGAAAAAGGGGTTCGTCATGCATCACTAACATGGAATGAAGTCAATGATTATGCAACAGGTTTATCCAGTGTAGAAACAGGGATTACACCTAAAGGAAAAGAAGCTATTAAAAAAATGATGGAACTAGGTATGTTAATTGATCTTAGCCATGCCAATGAAAAAACATTTAAAGATGTTTTTGATTTAGCAACTAAACCACTTGTTGTAACACACGGTAATGCAAAAGCGCTTTGTAATCATAAAAGAAACTACACAGATGAACAACTTCAAATGATTAAAGATAAAAATGGAGTCATTGGTGTATGTGCTGTACCTAATTTCATATCGGGAGAAAAGACAAATCAAAATGTTTCCTATTTAGCGAAACATATTGACTACATTGTAAAACTTATAGGTATTGATCATGTAGGCATTGGACTTGATGTATGTTACTACTTATATGAAGATGTTACAAGTACACATGTAGAAGGGCTTCAAACAATTAAAGATGCTAAAAATTTACTGAATGAACTCATCAAATTAGGCTATTCTAAAGAGGATATTGAAAAGATATCCTATAAAAACTTTCATAGAGTTTTAGATGAAGTATTAAAATAG
- a CDS encoding gamma-glutamyl-gamma-aminobutyrate hydrolase family protein, with amino-acid sequence MPKLIGITPRLLTESGVEKQFINTRYIKHLTQRGFNTIQINLDNPNNDAIFDMCDAFLITGGTDVDPIHFNETNEGLSKNVDSRLDLIDQQITEYAIKSKKPLLGICRGLQTINVFAGGSLHQDLKDLNATHNSVKSDHEVTIKHHPLFGFEGVIKVNSYHHQAIKDVAPSFDVIGRHIDGTIEMIVHKTLPIFAVQWHPEIDAQLPFSKVIFDTFERLVKK; translated from the coding sequence ATGCCAAAACTTATAGGTATTACACCAAGACTTCTCACAGAGTCTGGTGTTGAAAAACAATTTATAAATACTAGATATATTAAACATCTTACCCAAAGAGGATTTAATACGATCCAAATCAACTTAGATAATCCAAATAATGATGCTATCTTTGACATGTGTGATGCATTTTTAATCACAGGTGGTACAGATGTAGACCCTATTCATTTTAATGAAACAAATGAAGGATTATCTAAAAATGTAGATAGTAGACTAGATTTAATCGATCAACAGATTACAGAGTATGCGATAAAATCAAAAAAACCACTTTTAGGTATTTGTCGAGGTCTTCAAACAATTAATGTGTTTGCAGGTGGCTCTTTACACCAAGATTTAAAAGATTTAAATGCTACACATAACAGTGTAAAAAGTGATCATGAAGTGACTATTAAACATCATCCGTTATTTGGTTTTGAAGGCGTAATTAAGGTAAATAGTTATCATCATCAAGCCATTAAGGATGTAGCACCTTCATTTGATGTTATAGGAAGACATATCGATGGAACCATTGAAATGATTGTACACAAAACATTACCGATATTTGCAGTACAGTGGCATCCTGAAATAGATGCCCAACTACCTTTTTCTAAAGTAATATTTGATACTTTTGAAAGATTGGTAAAAAAATAA
- the coaD gene encoding pantetheine-phosphate adenylyltransferase, with protein sequence MKKGLYPGSFDPLTLGHLDVIERASELVDVLHIVIADNPKKKFSFTAEERVEMIKKSTAHIPNILISYTSDLVVRYADKHSIKVLFRGLRNIADYENEYMLYQFNKNLNPNVETVVLFPSSRNHFVSSSSIKELVYHDADISLYIPEQIIDMVIKKLSKLK encoded by the coding sequence ATGAAAAAAGGACTATATCCAGGTTCATTTGACCCACTTACACTAGGGCATTTAGATGTTATTGAGCGTGCATCTGAACTGGTAGATGTGTTACACATCGTTATTGCAGATAACCCTAAAAAGAAGTTTTCTTTTACAGCTGAAGAACGTGTAGAAATGATAAAAAAATCTACTGCTCACATTCCCAACATATTAATTAGCTATACATCTGATTTGGTCGTAAGATATGCTGATAAGCATAGTATTAAGGTACTCTTTAGAGGACTTAGAAATATTGCCGATTATGAAAACGAGTATATGTTATACCAGTTTAATAAGAACTTAAATCCAAATGTAGAAACAGTCGTATTATTCCCTTCTTCTAGAAATCATTTTGTCTCTAGTTCTAGTATTAAAGAACTTGTATATCATGATGCGGATATATCTTTATATATCCCTGAACAAATTATAGATATGGTTATAAAGAAATTATCAAAACTTAAATAA
- a CDS encoding ribosome assembly cofactor RimP, with product MNINVIKEKVKSILDPKDIIVYDIFEEKMGKEKILTILLDATLDHEHLEKVHMEVLDYINDDLDDDYYLQMSTVGIEKELRNLEEVQRHVGGYVYLESDAYTGNATLNDVIDNELHISFFIKGRPKKLQIKYENIRFIRQAVKF from the coding sequence ATGAATATTAATGTAATTAAAGAAAAAGTAAAATCCATACTAGATCCAAAAGATATCATAGTTTATGATATATTTGAAGAAAAAATGGGTAAGGAAAAAATTCTTACGATTTTACTTGATGCAACACTTGATCATGAGCATTTAGAAAAAGTGCATATGGAAGTTCTAGATTATATAAATGATGATTTAGATGATGACTATTATTTACAAATGTCAACTGTTGGTATTGAAAAAGAACTAAGGAATTTAGAAGAAGTTCAAAGACATGTTGGCGGGTATGTATATTTAGAAAGTGATGCATACACAGGTAATGCTACTTTAAATGACGTGATTGATAATGAACTACACATTAGTTTTTTCATTAAAGGGCGTCCAAAAAAACTACAAATTAAATATGAAAACATAAGATTTATCCGCCAAGCGGTTAAATTTTAA